A part of Kitasatospora acidiphila genomic DNA contains:
- a CDS encoding MFS transporter: MAKRRSLGRNYHLLWGAYAVSAYGSGLGFGAFSLIAIRVLHAGSAQVSLLASAGLAVGAAIAVPLGPWVEFRRKRRVMVAMDAVRFAALLTIPAAYAIGRLSFLQLLVVAVVVAAAKIAFRAASSAYLKSLVAPEDLLAANAGFESTTWTSTVLGPPLGGAAIGWFGSVVTVLADAVSYLLSAVGIAAIRHREPQPAPPSSPRAGGGLLDGWRHILGHPVLRPLFLNSVLFNALIMATEPLLSVLMLGRLGFAPWQYTLAFATPCLGGLLGSRLSKRVVDRYGRHRVLLVGGTLRACWPIGLAFIGSGTGGMLLVIVLQFALILFIGITNPVLATMRLDHTEQHLVARTISAWSITSSATIAALTALWGLLAAVTGPRTAIAAAGLLLLATPLLLPRQSPMEITTLPNAAAEA, translated from the coding sequence ATGGCAAAGCGGCGATCACTTGGGCGGAACTACCACCTCCTCTGGGGTGCCTACGCCGTCAGTGCCTACGGTTCGGGGCTCGGCTTCGGCGCCTTCTCGCTGATCGCGATCCGGGTGCTGCACGCCGGGTCGGCCCAGGTCTCGCTGCTCGCGTCGGCCGGGCTGGCGGTGGGGGCGGCGATCGCGGTGCCGCTCGGGCCCTGGGTGGAGTTCCGCCGCAAGCGGCGGGTGATGGTGGCGATGGACGCGGTGCGGTTCGCCGCCCTGCTGACCATCCCGGCCGCCTATGCCATCGGCCGGCTGAGCTTCCTCCAACTCCTGGTCGTGGCCGTGGTGGTGGCCGCGGCCAAGATCGCCTTCCGGGCGGCCAGCAGCGCCTACCTCAAGTCGCTGGTTGCGCCCGAGGACCTGTTGGCCGCCAACGCCGGCTTCGAGTCGACCACCTGGACGTCCACCGTGCTCGGCCCGCCGCTCGGCGGCGCCGCGATCGGCTGGTTCGGCTCGGTGGTGACGGTGCTGGCCGACGCGGTCAGCTACCTGCTCTCCGCGGTGGGGATCGCCGCCATCCGGCACCGCGAACCGCAGCCGGCGCCGCCCAGCTCGCCCCGCGCCGGCGGCGGACTGCTGGACGGCTGGCGCCACATCCTCGGCCACCCCGTGCTGCGCCCGCTGTTCCTCAACTCCGTCCTGTTCAACGCCCTGATCATGGCAACCGAACCGCTGCTCTCCGTGCTGATGCTCGGCCGGCTCGGCTTCGCCCCTTGGCAGTACACCCTGGCCTTCGCCACCCCCTGCCTCGGCGGCCTGCTCGGCTCACGGCTCTCCAAGCGGGTCGTCGACCGCTACGGCCGGCACCGGGTCCTGCTGGTGGGCGGCACCCTGCGCGCCTGCTGGCCGATCGGCCTGGCCTTCATCGGCTCCGGCACGGGCGGCATGCTGCTGGTGATCGTCCTCCAGTTCGCCCTGATCCTGTTCATCGGCATCACCAACCCGGTGCTGGCCACCATGCGGCTCGACCACACCGAGCAGCACCTGGTGGCCCGCACCATCTCCGCCTGGTCGATCACCAGCAGCGCCACCATCGCGGCCCTGACCGCGCTCTGGGGCCTGCTCGCCGCCGTCACCGGCCCGCGCACCGCCATCGCGGCCGCGGGCCTGCTCCTGCTGGCGACTCCCCTGCTACTGCCGCGTCAGTCCCCCATGGAGATCACCACCTTGCCGAACGCCGCCGCCGAGGCGTAG
- a CDS encoding LysR family transcriptional regulator, producing the protein MDLEAVRTFVAAADAGRFQDAAVDLAVTQQAVSRRIATLEGELGVRLFTRTARGSVLTIDGQAFLPHARELLRSAERAVASVRPGQRALRVDVIGMRIAPAALLREFHRAQPETELDVVTLFDGDTAIAAVASGAIDATFRAVVQPGRQLPDGVRSMRVIDEPHQLLAGPRHPLAAAREVTLAELTGHRIWIPGASPGTEWTAYYDELVAEFGLAIDAVGPNFGSEALLEVIADSATVATLTTERTRLVWPAEYDLRRIPVVDPVPLYPHSLVWRDDNSHPALAALREFAAARACRVEGWVPGWVR; encoded by the coding sequence ATGGACCTTGAAGCCGTGCGCACGTTCGTGGCCGCCGCCGACGCGGGCCGTTTCCAGGACGCGGCCGTCGACCTGGCGGTCACCCAGCAGGCCGTCTCCCGGCGGATCGCGACGCTGGAGGGGGAGCTCGGGGTGCGCCTGTTCACCCGGACCGCGCGCGGCTCGGTGCTCACCATCGACGGGCAGGCGTTCCTCCCGCACGCGCGCGAGCTGCTGCGGTCCGCCGAGCGGGCGGTGGCCTCGGTGCGGCCCGGGCAGCGCGCGCTGCGGGTCGATGTGATCGGCATGCGGATCGCGCCGGCGGCGCTGCTGCGGGAGTTCCACCGGGCCCAGCCCGAGACCGAGCTCGACGTGGTGACGCTCTTCGACGGTGACACGGCGATCGCCGCCGTCGCCTCCGGGGCGATCGATGCGACGTTCCGCGCCGTCGTCCAGCCGGGGCGCCAACTCCCGGACGGAGTACGGTCGATGCGGGTGATCGACGAGCCCCATCAGCTGCTCGCCGGGCCCCGGCATCCGCTGGCGGCGGCCCGGGAGGTCACCCTCGCGGAGCTGACCGGCCACCGGATCTGGATCCCGGGTGCCTCTCCGGGCACCGAATGGACCGCGTACTACGACGAGTTGGTGGCCGAGTTCGGGCTCGCCATCGACGCGGTCGGGCCCAACTTCGGCAGCGAGGCGCTGCTGGAGGTGATCGCCGACTCGGCGACGGTGGCCACCTTGACGACGGAGCGGACCAGGTTGGTCTGGCCCGCGGAGTACGACCTGCGGCGGATCCCGGTGGTCGACCCGGTGCCGCTGTACCCGCACTCGCTGGTCTGGCGCGACGACAACTCGCACCCGGCCCTGGCGGCGCTGCGCGAGTTCGCGGCGGCCCGGGCATGCCGAGTGGAGGGGTGGGTGCCCGGCTGGGTGCGGTGA
- a CDS encoding class I SAM-dependent methyltransferase — protein sequence MEQESPTARQRRLWDSAAPGYDRQIAFFERVWFGGGREWIGSRAGGRVLEVAIGTGRSLPHYRAGVRLTGIELSPAMLAIAVRRAAGLGIDADLRDGDAEELPFADGTFDTVVCVLALCSIPRPARAVGEMARVLKPGGTLLLLDHVGSSWPILHAVQRLTERGTIRAAGEHFTRRQRPLVEAAGLRITEAQRLKAGTVERIAAVKPAPGKGRVARGANALGHPG from the coding sequence ATGGAGCAGGAGAGCCCCACCGCCCGGCAGCGCAGGCTGTGGGACTCGGCGGCCCCCGGCTACGACCGGCAGATCGCCTTCTTCGAGCGCGTCTGGTTCGGCGGCGGGCGGGAGTGGATCGGCTCGCGCGCCGGCGGCCGCGTGCTGGAGGTGGCGATCGGGACCGGCCGCAGCCTGCCCCACTACCGGGCCGGCGTGCGGCTCACCGGGATCGAGCTGAGCCCGGCGATGCTGGCGATCGCCGTCCGGCGCGCGGCCGGGCTCGGCATCGACGCCGACCTGCGTGACGGTGACGCCGAGGAGCTCCCTTTCGCGGACGGCACGTTCGACACCGTGGTGTGCGTGCTGGCGCTCTGCTCCATCCCCCGGCCGGCCCGGGCGGTCGGTGAGATGGCCCGGGTGCTCAAGCCCGGCGGCACGCTGCTGCTGCTCGACCACGTCGGCAGCAGCTGGCCGATCCTGCACGCCGTCCAGCGGCTCACCGAGCGGGGCACGATCCGCGCCGCCGGGGAGCACTTCACCCGCCGCCAGCGCCCGCTGGTCGAGGCGGCCGGGCTGCGGATCACCGAGGCCCAGCGGCTCAAGGCCGGCACGGTGGAACGCATCGCGGCGGTCAAACCCGCCCCGGGGAAAGGCCGGGTGGCCCGGGGCGCGAACGCCCTGGGCCACCCGGGGTGA
- a CDS encoding VenA family class IV lanthipeptide, giving the protein MEMTAFETDLAALQDLPETESVELNGGNGCQFTCLLLTCLIFTIA; this is encoded by the coding sequence ATGGAGATGACCGCTTTCGAGACCGACCTCGCGGCCCTGCAGGACCTGCCGGAGACCGAGTCGGTCGAGCTGAACGGCGGCAACGGCTGCCAGTTCACCTGCCTGCTCCTGACCTGCCTGATCTTCACCATCGCCTGA
- a CDS encoding S9 family peptidase produces the protein MNTAIRATTPALRRLSFAFAADGSHAACLAAGPDGGWYAESWRLAPDALAEPVALPLPGDRFESLRTQLVPLPDGRLLACRHDGERHDLVLLAPSPAGAAAAEQPVATLRMPGLRLLALPAASDPAVSDAPVAVALGTDTTPTTHAWLVFADGRPPRQVAEFAGLHGGGVWLDRTGRLLALDRVRAGVVKSVVLDLRLGTVTPLLEISERSNDRLVLFDPDTSFLLLRSDAPGADRLGWGVLGSSAPVRFPECLHVPGLFLRPVVLEPGARAPEQTRVAIQVDHGVSSALALWRPSGGRLEPLAVPPGRLGAVGHWSAAGLRMPYSAPDHPAALATLRVDQLRGQEAGVAAAGPLPLALAPLSGPRLLPNPAAAVPGTGLVPAQVTGAPPTPVLGWRLDGSSAPAEGGRWHSALALELAGPLGPIEAVVYGGEAWLSSPQLVLALHGGPADAWRLEFDPMLQRMAAEGLAVLAPNQRGSTGYGTEHAMAIRGAWGGPDLADVLGLLEGLAGQRAAIGLEPPALFGVSYGAFLALLTAAHAPADRVARCAVVAPFLSGARLLAEATPPVRALTRRLGGGDPIDDELGPRDVLALADRLTAPLLIVHGDRDEAVPVGQSRALRHELLRLGRAEGSDFRYVEAAGAGHEVLTEEGSAVLHELLAGFLRTGRTG, from the coding sequence ATGAACACCGCGATACGTGCCACCACTCCCGCGCTGCGCCGGCTCAGCTTCGCCTTCGCCGCGGACGGCTCGCACGCCGCCTGCCTGGCCGCCGGCCCCGACGGCGGCTGGTACGCCGAGAGCTGGCGGCTCGCCCCGGACGCGCTGGCCGAGCCCGTTGCGCTGCCGCTGCCCGGCGACCGCTTCGAGAGCCTGCGCACCCAGCTGGTCCCGCTGCCCGACGGCCGGCTGCTGGCCTGCCGGCACGACGGCGAACGCCACGACCTGGTGCTGCTCGCACCGAGCCCGGCCGGTGCCGCGGCCGCGGAGCAGCCGGTGGCCACGCTGCGGATGCCCGGGCTGCGGCTGCTGGCGCTCCCGGCCGCCTCCGACCCGGCCGTGTCCGACGCACCGGTGGCCGTGGCGCTCGGCACCGACACCACCCCGACCACCCACGCCTGGCTGGTCTTCGCCGACGGGCGCCCGCCCCGCCAGGTCGCCGAGTTCGCCGGGCTGCACGGCGGCGGCGTCTGGCTGGACCGCACCGGGCGGCTGCTGGCGCTGGACCGGGTGCGCGCGGGCGTGGTCAAGTCCGTGGTGCTCGACCTGCGGCTGGGCACCGTGACACCGCTGCTGGAGATCTCCGAGCGGAGCAACGACCGGCTGGTGCTCTTCGACCCCGACACCTCGTTCCTGCTGCTGCGCAGCGACGCGCCCGGCGCGGACCGGCTCGGCTGGGGCGTGCTGGGCAGTTCGGCCCCGGTGCGGTTCCCCGAGTGCCTGCACGTGCCCGGACTGTTCCTGCGTCCCGTGGTGCTCGAACCCGGCGCCCGCGCGCCGGAGCAGACCCGGGTGGCGATCCAGGTCGACCACGGCGTCTCGTCGGCCCTCGCGCTGTGGCGGCCGAGCGGCGGGCGGCTGGAGCCGCTCGCGGTGCCGCCCGGCCGGCTGGGCGCGGTCGGCCACTGGTCGGCGGCCGGCCTGCGGATGCCGTACTCCGCGCCGGACCACCCGGCGGCGCTGGCCACCCTGCGGGTCGACCAGTTGCGCGGCCAAGAGGCCGGGGTGGCCGCCGCAGGGCCGCTGCCGCTCGCCCTGGCCCCGCTCTCCGGGCCGCGGCTGCTGCCCAACCCGGCCGCCGCCGTACCCGGCACCGGGCTGGTCCCGGCCCAGGTCACCGGCGCCCCGCCGACTCCGGTGCTCGGCTGGCGGCTGGACGGCAGCTCGGCGCCCGCCGAGGGCGGCCGCTGGCACAGCGCCCTGGCGCTGGAGCTCGCCGGACCGCTCGGCCCGATCGAGGCGGTGGTCTACGGCGGCGAGGCCTGGCTGAGCAGCCCGCAGCTGGTGCTCGCGCTGCACGGCGGTCCGGCCGACGCCTGGCGCCTGGAGTTCGACCCGATGCTGCAGCGGATGGCCGCCGAGGGCCTGGCGGTGCTCGCGCCCAACCAGCGCGGCAGCACCGGCTACGGCACCGAGCACGCGATGGCGATCCGCGGCGCCTGGGGCGGGCCCGACCTGGCCGACGTGCTCGGCCTGCTGGAGGGGCTGGCCGGGCAGCGGGCCGCGATCGGGCTGGAGCCGCCCGCCCTGTTCGGGGTCAGCTACGGCGCCTTCCTGGCGCTGCTGACCGCCGCCCACGCCCCGGCGGACCGGGTGGCGCGGTGCGCCGTGGTCGCGCCGTTCCTGTCCGGTGCCCGACTGCTGGCCGAGGCCACACCGCCGGTGCGGGCGCTCACCAGGCGGCTGGGCGGCGGCGACCCGATCGACGACGAGCTCGGCCCGCGTGACGTGCTGGCGCTCGCCGACCGCCTCACCGCGCCGCTGCTGATCGTGCACGGCGACCGCGACGAGGCCGTCCCGGTCGGCCAGTCCCGGGCGCTGCGCCACGAGTTGCTGCGCCTGGGCCGTGCGGAGGGCAGCGACTTCCGTTACGTGGAGGCCGCCGGGGCCGGGCACGAGGTGCTCACCGAGGAGGGCTCGGCCGTCCTGCACGAGCTGCTGGCCGGCTTCCTGCGGACCGGACGCACCGGCTGA
- the lanL gene encoding class IV lanthionine synthetase LanL, with the protein MDDAWRTGALADDTLVEVARAAVTGAAAPGGAEVAGGWGAACDGFWCTVRPPEGVPAPPAQGWKIHVSAAGTVATEVLSAVAGAIAEDPCTFKFAADREKLHQINSRNSERGSAGKFITVYPADEEQFLRLAEELHRATEGMPGPVVLSDRPFAPDSLVHYRYGAFSRRAELGNDGAYRSMLHGPDDERFEDVRMAGYRCPPWVVDPVRGAEAAVANGARRGGGGVLVGGRFALTAALRHSAKGGVFLGTDTTDGTPVVVKQARAHIEVDRSGTEARSALRHEARMLAELADLGLTARPLELIEQQDSLLLVQEHIAGQSLGSWVAARLTRDGAPDVPWDQAQPMALALVDLLARVHAAGVVLRDLAPGNVLVRTDGSLCLVDLELACAAGTSAGTAGTPGYRAPEQRESAAVADPQADLFALGGLFFLLATGHDPLLPEQPAGGRPLPQRLDRWLALAARTGATARRLAPLVRELRAERPEQRATLAEVRRLLGAPAAPPPTPAPQPFDRLVRDGLRRLAETATPHRPDRLWPTVPNGQRTDPCNVQHGAAGVLAVLARGLAVYPAAAPTIHQAARWTERRCAAEPVVLPGLHFGRSGVAWALLDAAEALGDEAAAERARRLAEPIPHRWPNPDVCHGAAGAGFLRLRLGDHQAALDTARALLAAAAAEPYGTVWPVPKTFDSSLAGITHLGYGHGVAGVGAFLLAVHRATGDAAALAGAERAARTLTATARTATGARYDGQGAAWWPQSAGDPATVRLAHWCNGSSGVGSFLLRYWQATGDTGAGELALAAGQAVLDNRWHCGTSACHGLAGDGEYLLDLAEATGEARFADGAREFAELLGARAVLHDGLLVLPDETGTGCAAGYGTGTAGPLAFLLRLLHGGPRLWVDPVAATAVRQPTARQEPTA; encoded by the coding sequence GTGGACGACGCGTGGCGGACCGGGGCGCTCGCGGACGACACGCTGGTGGAGGTGGCGCGGGCGGCCGTGACCGGTGCCGCGGCACCGGGCGGCGCCGAGGTCGCGGGCGGCTGGGGGGCCGCCTGCGACGGCTTCTGGTGCACGGTCCGGCCGCCCGAGGGGGTGCCGGCGCCGCCCGCCCAGGGGTGGAAGATCCATGTCAGTGCGGCCGGCACGGTGGCCACCGAGGTGCTCTCGGCGGTGGCCGGGGCGATCGCCGAGGATCCGTGCACCTTCAAGTTCGCGGCCGACCGGGAAAAGCTGCACCAGATCAATTCCCGGAACAGCGAGCGCGGTTCGGCCGGAAAGTTCATCACCGTCTACCCGGCCGACGAGGAGCAGTTCCTGAGGCTCGCCGAGGAATTGCACCGGGCCACCGAGGGAATGCCGGGGCCGGTGGTGCTGTCGGATCGACCTTTCGCACCCGACAGTCTGGTGCACTACCGGTACGGCGCGTTTTCCCGGCGGGCCGAACTCGGCAATGACGGCGCTTATCGATCGATGTTGCACGGACCTGACGATGAACGGTTCGAAGATGTTCGCATGGCCGGCTACCGCTGCCCGCCCTGGGTGGTCGACCCGGTACGGGGAGCGGAGGCGGCGGTGGCGAACGGCGCACGGCGCGGCGGTGGCGGGGTGCTGGTCGGCGGGCGGTTCGCGCTCACCGCGGCGCTGCGGCACTCCGCGAAGGGCGGGGTGTTCCTGGGCACCGACACCACCGACGGCACCCCCGTGGTGGTCAAGCAGGCCCGCGCCCACATCGAGGTGGACCGCTCCGGCACCGAGGCCCGCAGCGCGCTGCGCCACGAGGCCCGGATGCTCGCCGAGTTGGCCGACCTCGGGCTGACCGCCCGACCGCTGGAGCTGATCGAGCAGCAGGACTCGCTGCTGCTGGTGCAGGAGCACATCGCGGGCCAGTCGCTGGGCAGTTGGGTGGCGGCCCGGCTGACCAGGGACGGCGCGCCGGACGTGCCGTGGGACCAGGCGCAGCCGATGGCGCTGGCCCTGGTCGACCTGCTGGCGCGGGTGCACGCGGCCGGCGTGGTGCTGCGCGACCTGGCACCGGGCAACGTCCTGGTCCGCACCGACGGGTCGCTGTGCCTGGTGGACCTCGAACTCGCCTGCGCCGCCGGCACCTCGGCCGGCACCGCGGGCACCCCCGGCTACCGCGCCCCGGAGCAGCGCGAGTCGGCCGCGGTGGCCGACCCGCAGGCCGACCTGTTCGCGCTCGGCGGGCTGTTCTTCCTGCTGGCCACCGGGCACGACCCGCTGCTCCCCGAGCAGCCCGCCGGCGGCCGTCCGCTCCCGCAGCGCCTCGACCGCTGGCTGGCGCTGGCCGCCCGCACCGGCGCCACCGCGCGCCGACTGGCCCCGCTGGTCCGCGAGTTGCGCGCCGAGCGGCCCGAGCAGCGCGCCACCCTCGCCGAGGTCCGCCGACTGCTCGGCGCCCCGGCCGCTCCCCCGCCCACCCCGGCGCCGCAGCCGTTCGACCGGCTGGTCCGGGACGGGCTGCGCCGGCTGGCCGAGACCGCCACCCCGCACCGCCCCGACCGGCTCTGGCCGACCGTGCCGAACGGGCAGCGCACCGACCCGTGCAATGTGCAGCACGGCGCGGCCGGCGTGCTCGCCGTGCTGGCCCGTGGGCTGGCCGTCTACCCGGCCGCGGCGCCGACGATCCACCAGGCCGCCCGCTGGACCGAGCGGCGCTGCGCCGCCGAACCCGTGGTGCTGCCCGGCCTGCACTTCGGCCGCTCCGGGGTCGCCTGGGCGCTGCTGGACGCCGCCGAGGCGCTGGGCGACGAGGCCGCCGCCGAGCGGGCCCGGCGCCTCGCCGAGCCGATCCCGCACCGCTGGCCCAACCCGGACGTCTGCCACGGCGCCGCCGGGGCCGGCTTCCTGCGGCTGCGGCTCGGCGACCACCAGGCCGCGCTGGACACTGCCCGGGCGCTGCTCGCCGCCGCCGCGGCGGAGCCGTACGGCACGGTCTGGCCGGTCCCGAAGACCTTCGACTCCAGCCTGGCCGGCATCACCCACCTCGGGTACGGGCACGGCGTGGCCGGTGTCGGCGCCTTCCTGCTGGCGGTGCACCGGGCCACCGGCGACGCCGCCGCCCTGGCCGGCGCCGAACGGGCCGCCCGGACGCTGACGGCCACCGCCCGCACCGCCACCGGTGCCCGCTACGACGGCCAGGGCGCCGCCTGGTGGCCGCAGAGCGCCGGCGACCCGGCGACCGTCCGGCTGGCCCACTGGTGCAACGGCTCCTCGGGGGTGGGCAGCTTCCTGCTCCGCTACTGGCAGGCCACCGGCGACACCGGCGCGGGTGAGCTGGCCCTGGCCGCCGGCCAGGCGGTGCTGGACAACCGCTGGCACTGCGGCACCAGCGCCTGCCACGGCCTGGCCGGGGACGGCGAGTACCTGCTCGACCTGGCCGAGGCCACCGGCGAGGCGCGCTTCGCGGACGGCGCCCGGGAGTTCGCCGAGCTGCTCGGCGCCCGCGCGGTGCTGCACGACGGCCTGCTGGTGCTGCCCGACGAGACGGGCACCGGCTGCGCGGCCGGCTACGGCACCGGGACGGCCGGACCGCTGGCCTTCCTGCTGCGCCTGCTGCACGGCGGGCCGCGGCTCTGGGTCGACCCGGTCGCCGCCACCGCCGTCCGGCAGCCCACCGCCCGTCAGGAGCCGACCGCATGA
- a CDS encoding Nif3-like dinuclear metal center hexameric protein, producing MPKLSEVITALEELYPPRWAESWDAVGLVCGDPDAEVRRVLFAVDPVPAVAEEAAAWGADLVVTHHPLYLRGTTSVAATSFKGRVVHSLIRAGIALHVAHTNADHADPGVSDALAEAIGLRVLGPLVPDPTDPAGRRGTGRICELPEPLPLSAFADRVAAGLPATATGIRVAGDPGLTIRRVAVSGGSGDSFFAEVRAAGVDAYVTADLRHHPASEAAEAAPIALVDAAHWATEWPWLKQAARELGGIAEKHGWTLETRVSTLVTDPWTAHAPMPHPASS from the coding sequence GTGCCGAAACTGTCCGAGGTCATCACCGCACTGGAAGAGCTGTACCCGCCCCGGTGGGCGGAGTCCTGGGATGCCGTCGGACTGGTCTGCGGCGATCCGGACGCCGAGGTGCGCCGGGTGCTCTTCGCGGTCGACCCGGTGCCGGCGGTGGCCGAGGAAGCCGCCGCCTGGGGTGCCGACCTGGTCGTCACCCACCACCCCCTCTATCTGCGCGGCACCACCAGCGTGGCCGCCACCTCCTTCAAGGGCCGGGTGGTGCACTCGCTGATCCGGGCCGGCATCGCCCTGCACGTCGCCCACACCAACGCCGACCACGCCGACCCCGGGGTCTCCGACGCGCTGGCCGAGGCGATCGGCCTGCGGGTGCTCGGCCCGCTGGTGCCGGACCCGACCGACCCGGCCGGGCGGCGCGGCACCGGGCGGATCTGCGAGCTGCCCGAGCCGCTGCCGCTGAGCGCCTTCGCCGACCGGGTGGCGGCCGGTCTGCCCGCCACCGCCACCGGGATCCGGGTGGCCGGCGACCCCGGCCTGACGATCCGTCGGGTCGCGGTCAGCGGCGGCTCCGGCGACAGCTTCTTCGCCGAGGTCCGGGCCGCCGGCGTGGACGCCTACGTCACCGCCGACCTGCGCCACCACCCGGCCTCCGAGGCCGCCGAGGCGGCCCCGATCGCCCTGGTCGACGCCGCCCACTGGGCCACCGAGTGGCCCTGGCTGAAGCAGGCCGCCCGCGAACTCGGCGGCATCGCCGAGAAGCACGGCTGGACGCTGGAGACCCGGGTCTCCACGCTGGTCACCGACCCGTGGACGGCGCACGCGCCGATGCCGCACCCCGCGTCCTCTTAA
- a CDS encoding zinc ribbon domain-containing protein, translating into MNAAPADQIRLLDLQSIDSKLDQLAHRRRSLPEHAQIDKATADHTALKDLVVAAEAQHGDTTRELAKAEQDVEQVRTRAARNQQRMDSGAVSSAKDLENLQHENASLAKRQGDLEDVVLEVMERLETAQTRVTELTGRLEHAEVVLKEATERRDAALAEIDAEVAKVARDREAVAAVIPADLIKLYTRLREQQGGVGAARLYQRRCEGCRVEFAITDLNAIKAEPADAVVRCENCGRILVRTADSGI; encoded by the coding sequence GTGAACGCCGCGCCCGCCGACCAGATCCGCCTTCTCGACCTGCAGTCCATCGACTCCAAGCTGGACCAGCTGGCCCACCGGCGCCGCAGCCTGCCCGAGCACGCCCAGATCGACAAGGCCACCGCCGACCACACCGCGCTCAAGGACCTGGTGGTCGCCGCCGAGGCCCAGCACGGCGACACCACCCGCGAGCTGGCCAAGGCCGAGCAGGACGTGGAGCAGGTCCGCACCCGGGCCGCCCGCAACCAGCAGCGGATGGACTCCGGCGCGGTCAGCTCCGCCAAGGACCTGGAGAACCTGCAGCACGAGAACGCCTCGCTGGCCAAGCGCCAGGGCGATCTGGAGGACGTCGTGCTGGAGGTGATGGAGCGCCTGGAGACCGCCCAGACCCGGGTGACCGAGCTGACCGGCCGGCTGGAGCACGCCGAGGTGGTGCTCAAGGAAGCCACCGAGCGCCGGGACGCGGCCCTCGCCGAGATCGACGCCGAGGTGGCCAAGGTCGCCCGCGACCGCGAGGCCGTGGCGGCGGTCATCCCGGCCGACCTGATCAAGCTCTACACCCGGCTGCGCGAGCAGCAGGGCGGCGTCGGCGCGGCCCGGCTCTACCAGCGCCGCTGCGAGGGCTGCCGGGTGGAGTTCGCCATCACCGACCTCAACGCGATCAAGGCCGAGCCCGCCGATGCCGTGGTCCGCTGCGAGAACTGCGGTCGGATCCTGGTCCGCACCGCCGACTCGGGCATCTGA
- a CDS encoding bifunctional RNase H/acid phosphatase, which yields MAERRFIVEADGGSRGNPGPAGYGAVVRDGDTGRILVEAAEYIGTATNNVAEYRGLIAGLRAARELDPEARVDVRMDSKLVVEQMSGRWKIKHPDMQPLAAEAREVFPRGRVGYEWIPRERNKDADRLANEAMDAGKAGKQWEPKVRPAAPVLATDPEPLPEPAAPKAGWGADLGITTTLVLLRHGETALTPQKRFSGSTGSDPELSDRGRWQAERAAEALAGRGTVQAVVCSPMLRTRQTAEAVAVRLGLEVRVEEGLRELDFGAWEGLTFAEVQERHPADLDAWLASTKAKPTGSSESFASLTQRVSVARDKILARYAGKTVLVVSHVSPIKTLVRLALGAPPDAIYRMELSAASLCAVQYYGDGNASLRLLNDTGHLR from the coding sequence ATGGCGGAGCGCAGGTTCATCGTCGAGGCGGACGGCGGCTCCCGGGGCAACCCGGGCCCGGCCGGCTACGGCGCGGTGGTCCGGGACGGCGACACCGGCCGGATCCTGGTCGAGGCCGCCGAGTACATCGGTACCGCGACCAACAATGTGGCCGAGTACCGGGGCCTGATCGCCGGCCTGCGCGCCGCCCGTGAGCTCGACCCCGAGGCCCGGGTGGACGTCCGGATGGACTCCAAGCTGGTGGTCGAGCAGATGTCCGGGCGCTGGAAGATCAAGCACCCGGACATGCAGCCGCTGGCCGCCGAGGCCCGCGAGGTCTTCCCGCGCGGCCGGGTCGGCTACGAGTGGATCCCGCGCGAGCGCAACAAGGACGCCGACCGGCTGGCCAACGAGGCGATGGACGCGGGCAAGGCCGGCAAGCAGTGGGAGCCCAAGGTCCGGCCCGCCGCCCCGGTGCTCGCGACCGACCCGGAGCCGCTGCCGGAGCCCGCCGCCCCCAAGGCCGGCTGGGGCGCCGACCTGGGCATCACCACCACCTTGGTGCTGCTGCGCCACGGCGAGACGGCGCTCACCCCGCAGAAGCGGTTCTCCGGCTCCACCGGCAGCGACCCGGAGCTCTCCGACAGGGGCCGCTGGCAGGCCGAGCGGGCCGCCGAGGCACTGGCCGGGCGCGGCACCGTGCAGGCCGTGGTCTGCTCGCCGATGCTGCGCACCCGGCAGACCGCGGAGGCGGTGGCGGTCCGGCTCGGCCTGGAGGTCCGGGTCGAGGAGGGGCTGCGCGAGCTGGACTTCGGCGCCTGGGAGGGGCTCACCTTCGCCGAGGTGCAGGAACGCCACCCGGCGGACCTGGACGCCTGGCTGGCCTCCACCAAGGCCAAGCCCACCGGCAGCAGCGAGAGCTTCGCCTCGCTGACCCAGCGGGTCTCGGTGGCCCGGGACAAGATCCTGGCCCGCTACGCCGGCAAGACCGTGCTGGTGGTCTCGCACGTCAGCCCGATCAAGACGCTGGTCCGGCTGGCGCTCGGCGCGCCGCCGGACGCGATCTACCGGATGGAGCTGTCGGCGGCCTCGCTCTGCGCGGTGCAGTACTACGGCGACGGGAACGCCTCGCTGCGGCTGCTGAACGACACGGGGCACCTGCGCTGA